A genomic window from Candidatus Tumulicola sp. includes:
- a CDS encoding alkaline phosphatase family protein — MNAFFASSPVAIATLALVALTALSAMPKSASAQTAAVYVNGRLVQFDQPPIERGARIFVPLRGVFENFGATVVYNNSNGAINATSANGTLVHLVVGSHDTTVNGRTVSLFYAPFVVAGRTLVPLRFIAESLGAVVNYDAVKHIVTVNSGAPVAVGDGGIHKIKHIIIIMQENRSFDAYFGTYPGVDGIPMSGGVPSVCVPDPKTNECLKPFHDTNDRNLGGPHGARDATKDIDGGKMDGFIADAETAGRFCRPPHPRCGGGRDVMGYHNRNEIPNYWAYADNFVLQDRMFEPNSSWSLPSHLFLVSEWSAACTRAGDPSSCTSALDDPALPMDFGARVPPDYPWTDLTYLLHKSRVSWAYYVMPGLEPDTADGSLNGPQRNQNARTPSIWNPLPHFDTVSADGELGNIQPLANFFTSAKNGTLPAVVWICPAQPYSEHPPALVSTGQAYVTSLINTVMLGPDWNSTAIFLTWDDWGGFYDHVVPPRVDENGYGLRVPGLVISPYAKKGYIDHQTLSFDAYVKFIEDDYLAGARLDPKTDGRPDPRPVVRESVPTLGDLRADFDFSQAPRAPLALPGGRI, encoded by the coding sequence ATGAACGCGTTCTTTGCGTCGTCTCCGGTCGCCATCGCCACCCTCGCGCTCGTAGCCTTGACAGCTCTTTCGGCGATGCCGAAGAGCGCCTCGGCGCAAACCGCGGCGGTCTATGTCAATGGTCGTTTGGTGCAATTCGATCAGCCGCCCATCGAGCGCGGCGCTCGCATCTTCGTGCCGCTGCGCGGCGTGTTCGAAAACTTCGGCGCGACCGTCGTGTACAACAACAGCAACGGGGCTATCAACGCGACCAGCGCCAACGGCACACTCGTGCACCTCGTCGTCGGCTCGCACGACACCACGGTCAACGGCAGGACGGTGTCTCTCTTCTACGCCCCGTTCGTCGTCGCCGGCCGCACGCTCGTGCCGTTGCGATTCATCGCCGAATCGCTCGGAGCGGTCGTGAACTACGACGCCGTGAAACATATCGTGACCGTCAACAGCGGCGCGCCGGTCGCCGTCGGAGACGGCGGCATTCACAAGATCAAGCACATCATCATCATCATGCAAGAGAACCGTTCCTTCGATGCCTACTTCGGCACGTATCCCGGCGTGGACGGGATTCCCATGAGCGGTGGCGTGCCGAGCGTGTGCGTGCCTGACCCGAAAACCAACGAGTGCCTGAAGCCATTCCATGACACCAACGACCGCAACCTAGGCGGACCGCACGGAGCGCGCGACGCCACAAAAGATATCGACGGTGGAAAAATGGACGGCTTCATCGCTGACGCGGAGACCGCCGGACGGTTTTGCCGGCCGCCCCACCCACGCTGCGGCGGCGGCCGTGACGTCATGGGCTATCACAACCGCAATGAGATACCCAACTACTGGGCGTACGCGGACAACTTCGTGCTTCAGGATCGCATGTTCGAGCCCAACTCCTCGTGGAGTCTGCCTTCGCATCTCTTCTTAGTATCTGAGTGGTCGGCAGCTTGCACGCGGGCCGGCGATCCAAGCAGCTGCACCAGCGCGTTGGACGACCCGGCCCTTCCGATGGATTTCGGGGCGCGTGTGCCGCCGGACTATCCCTGGACCGACCTCACGTATTTGCTGCATAAGAGCCGCGTGAGCTGGGCGTATTACGTCATGCCCGGCTTGGAGCCGGACACCGCAGACGGTTCCTTGAACGGACCGCAACGCAACCAGAACGCCCGCACGCCTAGCATTTGGAATCCGCTGCCACACTTCGATACGGTCAGCGCCGACGGCGAACTCGGCAACATCCAACCGCTCGCGAACTTCTTCACTTCTGCCAAGAACGGCACGCTGCCGGCCGTTGTCTGGATATGTCCGGCGCAACCGTATAGCGAGCACCCGCCGGCGTTGGTGAGCACCGGACAAGCCTACGTGACAAGTCTTATCAACACGGTTATGCTGGGCCCGGACTGGAACAGCACCGCGATCTTCCTGACCTGGGACGACTGGGGCGGGTTTTACGACCATGTCGTTCCGCCGCGAGTGGATGAAAACGGCTACGGCCTTCGCGTGCCCGGTCTCGTGATCAGCCCGTATGCTAAAAAGGGCTACATCGACCATCAGACGCTGAGCTTTGACGCTTACGTCAAATTCATCGAAGACGACTACCTGGCCGGCGCGCGTCTTGACCCCAAAACCGACGGGCGGCCTGACCCTCGTCCGGTCGTACGCGAGAGCGTTCCGACGCTGGGCGACCTGCGCGCGGACTTCGATTTCTCGCAGGCGCCGCGCGCACCGCTCGCGCTGCCGGGCGGTCGCATCTGA
- the gcvPA gene encoding aminomethyl-transferring glycine dehydrogenase subunit GcvPA has translation MYTPHTPDEIRAMLQVIGVPSLEALSDPPKGLAIRGKLDVAPALVESEAYAHVRAMADENTHARSISFLGAGAYRHYQPPAVPWFAFRSEFLTSYTPYQAEASQGSLQAIFEWQSYICLLTGMDVSNASVYDGATALVESVVMAVNATERKRVAVSRAVHPLYRRVLATYCEGMEIEVLEVPVRADGLTDLSGLHADVAAVIVQSPNFFGCIDDVAGAAAVAHKSGALLVQVVAEALSLAVLKTPRELGADIAVGDAQSFGLPVGYGGPYVGFVAATKEHVRRMPGRLVGETHDVDGRRAYVLTLQGREQHIRRELASSNICTNQALCALIATVYLATVGSKGLRAIAGVNLKNARELAAAIGRVPGFALAHDSAFFNEFVVRTPVVAEELARALERRGILAGLPLARFYPDMERALLVCATELTTPADVAGLTAALLEETAHAVAAV, from the coding sequence ATGTACACGCCGCACACGCCGGACGAGATCCGGGCCATGCTCCAGGTCATCGGCGTGCCGTCATTGGAGGCGCTGTCCGACCCGCCAAAGGGACTGGCGATCCGCGGCAAGCTTGACGTCGCGCCGGCGCTGGTCGAATCCGAAGCGTATGCGCACGTCCGCGCGATGGCGGACGAGAACACCCACGCGCGCAGCATTTCATTCCTCGGCGCCGGCGCCTACCGGCACTACCAACCGCCGGCAGTGCCGTGGTTTGCGTTCCGCTCTGAATTCCTGACCTCGTACACGCCGTATCAAGCGGAGGCGAGTCAGGGCAGTTTGCAAGCCATCTTCGAGTGGCAATCGTACATCTGTCTGCTTACCGGCATGGATGTGAGCAACGCGTCCGTCTACGACGGCGCCACCGCGCTGGTCGAGAGCGTCGTCATGGCGGTGAACGCAACCGAGCGCAAGCGCGTAGCCGTGAGCCGCGCCGTGCATCCGCTGTACCGCCGCGTGCTGGCGACCTATTGCGAGGGGATGGAGATCGAGGTTCTCGAGGTCCCCGTGCGCGCCGACGGCTTGACCGATCTTTCGGGGTTGCACGCCGACGTGGCCGCGGTGATCGTGCAGAGCCCCAACTTTTTCGGCTGCATCGACGATGTCGCCGGCGCCGCGGCCGTGGCCCACAAATCCGGCGCGCTGCTGGTGCAGGTGGTGGCCGAAGCGCTGTCGCTTGCGGTGCTCAAGACCCCGCGCGAACTGGGCGCCGACATCGCCGTGGGCGACGCGCAATCGTTCGGCTTACCGGTCGGATACGGCGGTCCATACGTCGGCTTCGTGGCGGCGACCAAAGAACACGTGCGCCGCATGCCGGGCAGGCTGGTGGGTGAGACGCACGACGTCGACGGCCGCCGCGCCTATGTGTTGACGCTGCAAGGTCGCGAGCAGCACATCCGCAGGGAGCTTGCAAGTTCGAATATCTGCACGAATCAAGCGCTGTGCGCGCTCATCGCAACCGTGTATCTCGCAACCGTCGGAAGCAAGGGCTTGCGCGCCATCGCCGGCGTCAACTTGAAGAACGCGCGCGAGCTGGCTGCCGCGATCGGACGCGTGCCCGGTTTCGCGCTCGCCCATGACTCCGCGTTCTTCAACGAGTTCGTGGTCCGAACGCCCGTAGTGGCGGAAGAACTCGCTCGCGCGCTGGAGCGCCGCGGCATCCTCGCCGGCTTGCCCCTCGCGCGCTTCTATCCGGACATGGAGCGCGCGCTGCTCGTGTGCGCCACCGAACTGACCACGCCGGCCGACGTCGCCGGCCTCACCGCCGCGCTGCTGGAGGAGACCGCGCATGCCGTCGCTGCTGTTTGA
- the gcvPB gene encoding aminomethyl-transferring glycine dehydrogenase subunit GcvPB — MPSLLFERGAAGRGSEFVRDPGPPSTYLDAKSLRAELPLPDLTELEVARHFTELSHRNFNVDLNFYPLGSCTMKYNPKLNEAVSGLRGFTDLHPFAPDSGAQGALRLLWHMERTLSSLFDMTAFSLMPAAGAHGEITAMLMAKKYFKERGERERVTCFVPDTAHGTNPASAAMVGYRVVSIPSNARGHTDLAALRAKLDGSVAVCMMTNPNTLGLFEDDIVEMTQAVHKAGGLMYYDGANANAIVGLCRPGEMGFDLMHLNLHKTFSVPHGGGGPGSGPVGASAALAPYLPAPAVAKDKSGTFSWNAALPRSIGPVRMFPAHFLAIVRAYAYIIVHGEEGLRTNSRLAVLNANYLRAKIREFLTVPYEDYCRHEFVCSAEELKKATGVRALDLAKGLLDAGVHAPTMYWPHVVPECLMIEPTETETKATLDAFVELLRGLVEQSHRDPESVKALPLHTPVRRVDEAQVGRLANKAVGLRWTPPSGGVSS, encoded by the coding sequence ATGCCGTCGCTGCTGTTTGAACGCGGCGCCGCAGGCCGCGGCAGCGAGTTCGTGCGCGATCCCGGGCCGCCCAGCACGTATCTGGACGCGAAGTCTCTGCGCGCCGAGCTGCCCCTGCCCGACCTCACCGAGCTCGAAGTCGCGCGTCACTTCACGGAGCTATCCCATCGAAATTTCAACGTCGATTTGAACTTCTATCCGCTCGGCTCGTGCACGATGAAGTACAATCCGAAGTTGAACGAAGCGGTCTCAGGCTTGCGCGGCTTCACCGATCTCCATCCGTTCGCGCCTGACTCGGGGGCGCAGGGCGCGCTGCGCCTGCTCTGGCACATGGAGCGCACGCTGTCGAGCCTCTTCGACATGACGGCGTTCTCGCTGATGCCGGCCGCAGGCGCGCATGGCGAGATCACGGCCATGCTCATGGCCAAGAAATACTTCAAGGAGCGCGGCGAGCGCGAACGCGTGACGTGCTTCGTGCCCGATACGGCGCACGGTACCAACCCCGCAAGCGCCGCGATGGTCGGATATCGCGTCGTCAGCATCCCCTCCAATGCGCGCGGCCACACCGATCTCGCGGCGCTGCGCGCGAAACTCGACGGCTCGGTCGCGGTGTGCATGATGACCAACCCCAACACGCTGGGGCTTTTTGAGGACGACATCGTCGAGATGACGCAAGCGGTGCACAAAGCAGGCGGCCTCATGTACTATGATGGCGCCAACGCGAATGCCATCGTCGGGCTATGCCGTCCGGGCGAGATGGGCTTCGATCTCATGCACCTCAATCTGCACAAGACGTTTTCGGTGCCGCACGGCGGCGGCGGGCCGGGTTCGGGGCCGGTAGGAGCGAGCGCCGCGCTGGCGCCGTATCTTCCTGCGCCCGCCGTGGCAAAAGACAAATCCGGAACGTTCTCGTGGAACGCCGCTCTGCCGCGCAGCATCGGGCCCGTGCGCATGTTCCCCGCGCATTTTCTCGCGATCGTGCGCGCCTACGCGTACATCATCGTGCACGGCGAAGAGGGCTTGCGCACCAACAGCCGGTTGGCGGTGCTCAACGCGAACTATCTGCGCGCGAAGATCCGCGAGTTTCTCACCGTGCCGTACGAAGACTACTGCCGGCATGAGTTCGTGTGTTCGGCGGAAGAGCTCAAGAAAGCGACCGGCGTGCGCGCCTTGGATCTGGCCAAAGGCTTGCTGGATGCCGGCGTGCATGCCCCCACCATGTACTGGCCGCACGTCGTTCCGGAATGTCTGATGATCGAGCCGACGGAAACGGAGACGAAGGCTACGCTCGACGCATTCGTCGAGCTGCTGCGCGGCTTGGTCGAACAGTCGCACCGAGATCCGGAATCGGTCAAAGCTCTCCCGCTGCACACGCCGGTGCGCCGAGTCGATGAAGCACAGGTAGGGCGCCTTGCGAACAAGGCGGTGGGTTTGCGCTGGACGCCGCCCTCCGGCGGTGTGTCCTCGTAA
- a CDS encoding DUF3048 domain-containing protein yields MIDNYPIDARPQSGLFDADVVYEVEAEGGITRYMALYLAGNPKKVGPVRSARTYFVDLARPYDPFFAHGGQNNDTIDKLKNLRAGGFADMDEILGTAQAFWRDDARDMPHNLYTSVERMRKTAPTYGMKDQKYTQRQFDFEPPDPRPPDAAPLNIPPVVVSFWNDYNVLFVYDGTGYQRYIDGNVQVDRDDARPYSVADIVAVWMPAQVLDSLGDLAMNVYGTFPALLIRDGRAETGMWVAPGPTVVPSLLGDDEKPLYFKPGQIYIEVLPQGSRVVSGKSVWSH; encoded by the coding sequence ATGATCGATAACTATCCGATCGATGCGCGACCGCAAAGCGGTCTCTTCGACGCCGACGTCGTCTACGAAGTAGAGGCCGAAGGCGGCATCACTCGTTACATGGCGCTGTACCTGGCAGGCAATCCCAAGAAGGTCGGCCCGGTGCGCAGCGCGCGCACCTATTTCGTCGATCTCGCGCGCCCATACGATCCCTTTTTCGCCCATGGCGGTCAGAACAACGACACGATCGATAAGCTCAAGAACCTTCGGGCGGGCGGTTTTGCCGATATGGACGAAATCCTCGGCACCGCGCAGGCGTTCTGGCGCGATGACGCTCGCGACATGCCGCACAACCTCTACACCTCGGTCGAGCGCATGCGCAAAACGGCTCCGACCTACGGCATGAAAGACCAGAAATACACGCAGCGGCAATTCGATTTCGAGCCACCCGATCCGCGCCCGCCGGACGCGGCCCCGCTCAACATCCCGCCCGTCGTGGTGTCCTTCTGGAACGATTACAACGTCTTGTTCGTCTACGATGGCACAGGCTACCAGCGCTACATCGACGGCAACGTGCAAGTCGACCGCGACGACGCGCGGCCTTATAGCGTGGCCGATATCGTCGCCGTATGGATGCCCGCGCAAGTGCTCGACTCGCTCGGCGATCTTGCGATGAACGTGTACGGCACGTTTCCGGCGCTGCTCATCCGCGACGGACGCGCAGAAACGGGCATGTGGGTGGCGCCGGGTCCCACAGTCGTGCCGAGCTTGCTCGGTGACGATGAAAAGCCGCTCTACTTCAAGCCCGGTCAGATCTACATCGAGGTCTTACCGCAGGGCAGCCGCGTCGTCAGCGGGAAATCCGTCTGGTCGCATTAG
- the gcvT gene encoding glycine cleavage system aminomethyltransferase GcvT translates to MTTAEAAARTALFATHERLGAKMSPFGGFLMPIQYAGILEEHRAVRTAAGIFDLSHMGQFVLEGEAVDSWLDGLTSNAVPSMKPNQARYNIFTNERGGAHDDTIIYRLDGRWLVVVNAANSPKMWAWLSGRKPAGIRLKDRTSESALIAIQGPKSLELLQPVADIELGAIKYYFAGEGSVCGVKAVMARTGYTGEDGFELFVAAEAAERLWNGLMREGPRVGLQPAGLGARDVLRLEAGMPLYGHELEEYITPLQAGLDWCVKLEKPAFVGKDALAEQKREGGYDRIAGLVMEGRAPARAGYKVFHDGRPAGEIRSGSPAPALGGKNIATALVPARAAAVGTRLEVEIRGQRHAGTVVPLPFYKRDRAG, encoded by the coding sequence ATGACGACGGCAGAAGCGGCGGCGCGCACCGCGCTGTTCGCGACCCACGAACGGCTCGGCGCGAAGATGTCCCCCTTCGGGGGATTTCTCATGCCTATCCAATATGCGGGCATTCTCGAAGAGCACCGCGCTGTGCGCACGGCAGCCGGCATATTCGATCTCTCGCACATGGGCCAGTTCGTGCTCGAGGGCGAGGCGGTGGACTCGTGGCTCGACGGCCTTACCAGCAACGCCGTGCCCTCGATGAAGCCGAATCAAGCGCGCTATAACATCTTCACCAACGAGCGCGGCGGGGCGCACGACGACACCATCATCTACCGCCTGGACGGCCGCTGGTTGGTCGTGGTCAACGCTGCCAACAGTCCGAAGATGTGGGCCTGGTTGAGCGGGCGCAAACCGGCCGGAATCCGCTTGAAGGACCGCACGTCCGAATCGGCGCTCATCGCCATCCAAGGTCCTAAGTCGCTGGAGCTGCTGCAACCCGTGGCCGACATCGAGCTGGGCGCCATCAAGTATTACTTTGCGGGCGAGGGCAGCGTGTGCGGCGTCAAGGCCGTGATGGCTCGCACCGGCTACACCGGCGAAGACGGTTTTGAGCTCTTCGTCGCTGCAGAAGCAGCGGAGCGTCTATGGAATGGGCTGATGCGCGAAGGGCCAAGAGTCGGCTTGCAGCCGGCGGGACTGGGCGCGCGCGACGTGTTGCGGCTCGAGGCGGGCATGCCGTTGTACGGCCACGAGCTGGAGGAGTACATCACGCCGCTGCAAGCCGGCCTCGACTGGTGCGTCAAGCTCGAAAAGCCCGCGTTCGTGGGCAAAGACGCGCTCGCCGAGCAGAAACGGGAAGGCGGCTACGACCGCATCGCCGGCTTGGTCATGGAAGGTCGCGCTCCGGCGCGCGCGGGCTATAAAGTGTTCCATGATGGCCGGCCTGCGGGGGAGATCCGAAGCGGCTCGCCCGCGCCCGCGCTAGGCGGCAAGAACATCGCGACGGCTCTCGTGCCGGCCCGGGCCGCTGCAGTCGGCACGCGTTTGGAAGTGGAGATCCGCGGCCAACGCCACGCCGGAACCGTTGTGCCGCTGCCGTTCTACAAACGCGACCGAGCCGGCTAG
- a CDS encoding class I SAM-dependent methyltransferase, producing MTAPHYVSDFDTLCDEYVRFRRPYSPELFDAIAQVAGGPRGRRALDVACGSGLSSVGLSERGWAVTGVDIAPSMLAAARSAAPDGRAAFYTASAEALPFADGAFALLVCGQAFHWFEPERALAEFARVLAPGGALAIFWKYAKDNPFGRAVAGLMSEWTGQKKAPLDVHTAERMAPFWAVTARAGEKRAGAMFVGGERRSLDFPLRYSVDSYIGYHASRENLRLAMGPRREAFLEAARAVVARLAPPSGEFEIDHQQVIYLAHKP from the coding sequence TTGACCGCTCCCCACTACGTCTCCGATTTCGACACGCTGTGCGACGAATACGTCCGCTTCCGCCGGCCGTACTCGCCCGAGCTGTTCGATGCGATCGCGCAGGTCGCAGGCGGGCCGCGCGGTCGCCGCGCGCTCGACGTCGCGTGCGGGAGCGGTCTCTCCAGCGTGGGTTTGTCGGAGCGCGGGTGGGCCGTCACCGGCGTGGACATCGCGCCGAGCATGCTGGCAGCGGCTCGCAGCGCCGCGCCGGACGGGCGCGCCGCTTTCTACACGGCGAGCGCCGAAGCGTTGCCGTTCGCGGACGGCGCGTTCGCGCTGCTCGTCTGCGGCCAAGCCTTCCATTGGTTCGAACCTGAGCGCGCGCTGGCCGAATTCGCGCGCGTGCTGGCGCCCGGCGGCGCTCTGGCCATATTCTGGAAGTATGCAAAAGACAATCCATTCGGGCGCGCCGTCGCGGGGCTCATGTCGGAATGGACGGGTCAGAAGAAAGCGCCGCTCGACGTGCATACCGCCGAGCGCATGGCGCCCTTCTGGGCGGTCACCGCGCGCGCCGGCGAAAAACGCGCCGGCGCGATGTTCGTGGGCGGCGAACGCAGGAGCCTCGATTTTCCGTTGCGCTACAGCGTTGATTCGTACATCGGCTATCACGCCTCGCGTGAGAACCTGCGCCTCGCCATGGGGCCGCGCCGCGAAGCGTTCTTGGAAGCGGCGCGAGCGGTGGTCGCGCGCCTTGCGCCACCCAGCGGTGAGTTTGAGATCGATCACCAGCAGGTGATCTACTTGGCGCACAAGCCGTAG
- a CDS encoding segregation/condensation protein A, whose translation MNASTEADRNRLLVKLDVFDGPLDLLLHLVLEQDLDITKVSLAAVCEQYLAYLAMMEGLDLDIASEYLVIAATLLFIKSKKLLPPPPPPFSDALEDEALWAEESLRQRLIAYQHYKNLGGRFRQLLDANAAFYGRPQQAVEGLVQHYRLDSGTLGIAFARALANAEARPTVVKRETYSMVVKMNYVLRQIRERASALFSELVEGCRRMEVVVTFLAVLELIKARKVVCKQRKPFEDIALAPAPKGEVDHLAHSA comes from the coding sequence GTGAACGCCTCGACCGAGGCCGACCGCAATCGTTTGCTGGTCAAGCTCGACGTCTTCGACGGACCCCTCGACCTCCTGCTCCACCTCGTTCTGGAACAAGACCTCGACATCACGAAGGTCAGCCTCGCCGCGGTCTGCGAGCAATACCTGGCCTACTTGGCGATGATGGAGGGCCTCGATCTCGACATCGCCAGCGAGTACCTGGTGATCGCCGCCACCCTGCTCTTCATCAAGTCGAAAAAACTGCTGCCGCCGCCTCCGCCGCCGTTCAGCGACGCGCTCGAGGACGAGGCCTTGTGGGCGGAAGAATCGCTGCGCCAGCGCCTCATCGCGTATCAACATTACAAGAATCTCGGCGGCCGCTTCCGCCAGCTGCTCGACGCCAACGCCGCGTTTTACGGAAGGCCGCAGCAGGCCGTCGAGGGCCTCGTACAGCACTACCGGCTCGATTCGGGGACGCTCGGCATCGCGTTCGCTCGCGCACTCGCGAACGCGGAGGCGCGCCCGACGGTGGTCAAGCGCGAAACGTATTCGATGGTCGTGAAGATGAACTACGTGCTGCGCCAGATCCGCGAGCGCGCGAGCGCGCTGTTTTCGGAACTGGTCGAGGGTTGCCGGCGGATGGAGGTCGTCGTGACCTTCCTGGCCGTGCTCGAACTCATCAAAGCGCGCAAGGTCGTGTGCAAGCAGCGCAAGCCGTTCGAAGACATCGCGCTCGCTCCCGCGCCGAAGGGCGAAGTGGATCACCTTGCCCACTCTGCGTAG
- the gcvH gene encoding glycine cleavage system protein GcvH gives MANLPTDRAYTKEHEWIKVEGKLATVGITDYAQSSLGDIVYVEMPKPGAALEQSKPMGVVESVKAVSDIYAPISGKAVEVNGDVENDPAIVNTDPYGAGWLVKIELSNAAEAKSLLDAAAYQLVIDALK, from the coding sequence TTGGCGAATCTGCCCACCGACAGGGCGTACACCAAGGAGCACGAGTGGATCAAGGTCGAGGGCAAACTCGCGACGGTCGGCATCACCGACTATGCGCAGTCCTCGCTCGGCGACATCGTGTATGTCGAGATGCCGAAACCCGGCGCCGCGCTCGAGCAGTCCAAACCGATGGGCGTGGTCGAGTCGGTGAAAGCCGTTTCTGATATCTACGCGCCGATATCCGGTAAGGCCGTCGAAGTCAATGGCGACGTCGAAAACGATCCGGCGATCGTCAACACCGATCCGTACGGCGCCGGCTGGCTCGTGAAGATCGAACTCTCGAACGCCGCCGAGGCGAAGAGTTTGCTTGACGCCGCAGCCTACCAGCTAGTCATCGACGCGCTGAAGTAA
- a CDS encoding deoxyribonuclease IV encodes MRFGVHVGIGGGFEKTIAEARAARCECIQIFAGNPRGFRRTPYNAQAWDKFRALRERYDIAPTVIHSAYLVNLVTAAQELHRISVLMVANDLEVAARGGIEYVNTHLGSYGEESRAKGFTRVCKTIAKLVRAAKPGPMLLLENAAGAGNLCGGTLDELGAILKEVPSERVGVCLDTAHAWAAGYDISGETGVAEFMRAIERHIGFQRVRVLHLNDTEVDLGAKRDRHWHVGKGKIGTRGMRSLLKRPELEHVAVICETPKTPELDRANVRAARTLAGPAVRPVGLRR; translated from the coding sequence ATGCGTTTCGGCGTTCACGTCGGCATCGGCGGCGGTTTCGAAAAGACGATCGCGGAAGCGCGGGCCGCCCGCTGCGAATGCATTCAGATCTTCGCCGGCAACCCGCGCGGTTTCCGGCGTACCCCGTACAATGCCCAGGCATGGGACAAGTTCCGGGCGCTGCGCGAGCGCTACGACATCGCGCCGACCGTCATCCACAGCGCGTATCTGGTGAATCTCGTCACGGCTGCGCAGGAGCTTCACCGGATCAGCGTCCTGATGGTCGCCAACGATCTCGAGGTGGCCGCTCGCGGCGGCATCGAGTACGTCAACACCCACCTCGGCAGCTACGGTGAAGAAAGCCGCGCGAAAGGCTTCACGCGCGTGTGCAAGACGATCGCCAAATTGGTGCGCGCCGCAAAACCCGGACCGATGCTCCTGCTCGAGAACGCCGCCGGCGCCGGCAACCTGTGCGGCGGCACGCTCGATGAGCTTGGCGCCATTCTGAAGGAAGTGCCGAGCGAGCGGGTCGGCGTGTGCCTCGACACCGCGCACGCCTGGGCCGCCGGCTACGACATCTCCGGCGAGACCGGCGTGGCCGAGTTCATGCGCGCGATCGAGCGTCACATCGGTTTCCAGCGCGTGCGCGTGCTGCACCTCAACGATACCGAAGTGGACCTCGGGGCTAAACGCGACCGCCATTGGCACGTCGGCAAAGGCAAGATCGGCACGCGCGGCATGCGCTCGCTGCTGAAGCGCCCGGAACTGGAACACGTCGCGGTCATCTGCGAAACGCCAAAAACTCCTGAGCTCGACCGCGCCAACGTGCGCGCTGCGCGCACGCTTGCGGGGCCGGCCGTTCGTCCCGTAGGCCTGAGGCGCTGA
- the scpB gene encoding SMC-Scp complex subunit ScpB, producing the protein MPTLRSRVEAILFVADKPVALEALCEVTGANAAEVRKAVREIEGSLGDRGIVLREVAGGWRFASHPECREDVDRYLLPPKTHMSQQSLETLSIVAYLQPVTKAEIESLRGVNVDGVMETLEERRLIREFGRKDTVGRPIIYGTTDLFLEAFGFRSLEDLPPLPEGAPRRAGGELLQFPNKPERESSLDQIKESVEGHEDDIEPRSESRLEQSVAQELKEALEST; encoded by the coding sequence TTGCCCACTCTGCGTAGCCGCGTCGAGGCGATTCTCTTCGTGGCTGACAAGCCGGTCGCGCTCGAGGCGCTGTGCGAAGTGACCGGCGCGAACGCGGCGGAGGTGCGCAAAGCCGTGCGCGAGATCGAAGGATCGCTCGGCGACCGCGGCATCGTGCTGCGCGAAGTGGCCGGCGGCTGGCGCTTCGCCTCCCACCCGGAGTGCCGCGAGGACGTCGACCGCTATCTGCTGCCGCCCAAGACGCACATGTCGCAGCAATCGCTCGAAACGCTGTCGATCGTCGCGTATCTGCAGCCGGTGACCAAAGCGGAGATCGAAAGTCTGCGCGGCGTCAACGTCGACGGGGTCATGGAGACGCTCGAAGAGCGCCGGCTCATCCGCGAGTTTGGGCGCAAGGATACGGTCGGTCGCCCGATCATCTACGGCACGACCGACTTGTTCCTCGAGGCATTCGGTTTCCGATCGCTCGAGGATTTGCCGCCGTTACCGGAGGGGGCGCCGCGCCGCGCGGGTGGAGAGCTGCTCCAATTCCCGAACAAGCCCGAGCGCGAAAGCTCGCTCGATCAGATCAAGGAATCGGTCGAAGGCCACGAAGACGACATCGAGCCGCGCTCCGAATCACGACTGGAGCAAAGCGTCGCACAGGAGCTCAAAGAAGCGCTCGAGAGCACGTAG
- a CDS encoding NUDIX hydrolase, producing MAQRRRPVRIKHERSAGGFVLKHDDKGYHGLVIGRSTPRIWSLPKGHVEPNEAVESTATREVLEETGIEATIIEKLADIKYWFYSSRLKHSKVVHFYLMRFVGGSLAPQVGEVDEVSWLPLEEMHSRMTHLNERRLVALVQGIVQEKSAAALGF from the coding sequence GTGGCGCAACGGCGCCGTCCTGTTCGCATCAAGCACGAGCGCTCCGCGGGCGGTTTCGTGCTCAAGCATGACGATAAAGGCTATCATGGTCTTGTGATCGGCCGCAGCACGCCGCGCATCTGGTCGCTTCCCAAAGGGCATGTGGAACCGAATGAAGCGGTCGAGTCGACCGCCACGCGTGAGGTGCTCGAAGAGACGGGCATCGAAGCGACGATCATCGAGAAGCTCGCCGACATCAAGTATTGGTTCTACAGCAGCCGGCTCAAACACAGCAAAGTCGTCCATTTCTACTTGATGCGATTCGTCGGCGGCTCGCTGGCGCCGCAAGTCGGAGAGGTCGACGAAGTGAGCTGGCTGCCGCTGGAAGAGATGCACAGCCGCATGACGCACTTGAACGAACGTCGTCTGGTCGCGCTCGTGCAGGGGATCGTGCAGGAGAAGTCAGCCGCCGCCCTCGGCTTTTAG